The following proteins come from a genomic window of Diadema setosum chromosome 20, eeDiaSeto1, whole genome shotgun sequence:
- the LOC140243377 gene encoding sulfotransferase 1A1-like, translating to MASGASSPDKPSDGGPTSFSTTVPECVRKGCYEYRGVIMPHFMPLRCMTSLENMTVRPDDTFVITYPKSGTTWMQQIMLLVTFEGDISKVQEDHVTMLIPFLDVIDIFHHPHDWFNAPSVVDMVSKMPSPRMMKTHSPNTFLPLELKSDDPKVKVIYVARNPKDAAVSYYHFCRFIEFLPTYESWDVFFEEFLAGRAPQGSWFENVLPWWKRRNHPNVLFLTYEGMKKDHRGAVEKVARFMGKSLTDDVIDRIVEASTFSSMKKNTKSNPDSVVTISDEEKKKGSSFMRKGAIGDWKNYFTEDQNRRFDELYAKEMAGSGLELQFE from the exons ATGGCTTCAGGCGCATCTTCTCCAG ATAAACCCTCAGATGGAGGGCCGACGTCCTTCTCGACCACAGTACCGGAGTGCGTCCGGAAGGGCTGTTACGAGTACCGGGGAGTGATCATGCCACACTTCATGCCGCTAAGATGCATGACGTCTCTGGAAAACATGACAGTGCGACCAGACGATACGTTTGTCATTACATACCCCAAATCAG GTACGACATGGATGCAACAAATAATGCTCCTTGTCACTTTCGAAGGAGACATCTCTAAAGTTCAAGAAGATCACGTTACTATGCTGATCCCTTTTCTCGATGTGATTGACATATTTCATCACCCGCATGAC tGGTTTAACGCTCCGTCGGTCGTCGATATGGTCAGTAAAATGCCGTCGCCACGGATGATGAAAACTCACTCTCCCAACACGTTCTTGCCCTTGGAACTAAAATCGGATGACCCTAAAGTGAAGGTCATCTATGTGGCTCGGAACCCGAAGGACGCTGCCGTGTCTTACTACCACTTCTGTCGGTTCATCGAATTTCTTCCAACCTATGAATCTTGGGATGTCTTTTTCGAGGAGTTTCTGGCTGGGAGAG CACCACAAGGATCCTGGTTTGAGAACGTCCTCCCATGGTGGAAGAGAAGAAATCATCCAAACGTGCTCTTCTTGACATACGAAGGCATGAAGAAG GATCATCGTGGAGCAGTGGAAAAGGTAGCCCGCTTTATGGGGAAGTCACTTACTGATGACGTCATCGACCGCATTGTTGAGGCCTCCACGTTTAGTTCGATGAAGAAAAACACCAAATCAAACCCCGACTCCGTTGTTACGATAAGCGacgaggaaaaaaagaaagggtcTTCATTTATGAGGAAAG GTGCCATTGGAGATTGGAAAAATTACTTCACGGAAGACCAGAACCGCCGCTTTGATGAGCTCTACGCCAAGGAGATGGCTGGTTCGGGGCTCGAGCTTCAGTTTGAATAA